In Cervus elaphus chromosome 5, mCerEla1.1, whole genome shotgun sequence, the following proteins share a genomic window:
- the CANT1 gene encoding soluble calcium-activated nucleotidase 1 isoform X1, protein MPVQLSSPPEWNESMHSLRISVGGLPVLASMTKATDPRFRPRWRVILPSFVGAAVLWLLYAHRPPPGRPPLPNAHNWKLGQLPAARYNDTYPLSVPQRTPGGTRYRIAVIADLDTKSRAPEENTWVSYLKKGHLTLSDSGDRVAVEWDQGHEVLESHLAEKGRGMELSDLIVFNGKLYSVDDRTGVVYQIDGSRAVPWVILSDGDGTVGKGFKAEWLAVKDEHLYVGGLGKEWTTATGEVLNENPEWVKVVGCRGSVDHENWVSSYNALRAAAGIRPPGYLIHESACWSDTLQRWFFLPRRASHERYSEKDDERRGTNLLLSAAQDFGDITVQHVGAVVPTHGFSSFKFIPNTDDQIIVALKSEEDGGQIATYIMAFTLDGRFLLPETKIGSVKYEGIEFI, encoded by the exons ATGCCCGTCCAGCTCTCCAGCCCCCCGGAATGGAATGAGTCTATGCACTCTCTCCGGATCAGCGTGGGGGGCCTTCCCGTGCTGGCGTCCATGACCAAGGCCACGGACCCCCGCTTCCGCCCCCGCTGGAGGGTGATCCTGCCGTCCTTCGTGGGCGCCGCCGTCCTCTGGCTGCTCTACGCCCACCGCCCTCCTCCTGGCCGGCCCCCCCTGCCCAACGCCCACAACTGGAAGCTCGGCCAGCTGCCTGCTGCCCGGTACAATGACACCTACCCACTGTCTGTCCCCCAGAGGACGCCGGGCGGGACGCGATACCGGATCGCTGTTATCGCCGACCTGGACACAAAGTCCAGGGCCCCGGAGGAGAACACCTGGGTCAGTTACCTGAAGAAGGGTCACCTGACCCTGTCAGACAGCGGGGACCGGGTGGCCGTGGAGTGGGACCAAGGCCATGAGGTCTTGGAGTCCCACCTGGCAGAAAAGGGGCGGGGCATGGAGCTGTCGGATCTGATCGTCTTCAACGGGAAGCTCTACTCCGTGGACGACCGGACGGGCGTGGTCTACCAGATCGACGGCTCCAGGGCCGTGCCCTGGGTCATCCTGTCAGATGGTGACGGCACCGTGGGGAAAG GCTTCAAAGCCGAGTGGCTGGCCGTGAAGGACGAGCATCTGTATGTGGGCGGCCTGGGCAAGGAGTGGACCACCGCCACAGGGGAGGTGCTGAATGAGAACCCGGAGTGGGTGAAAGTGGTGGGCTGCAGAGGCAGCGTGGACCACGAGAACTGGGTGTCCAGCTACAACGCCCTGCGGGCCGCTGCTGGGATCCGGCCGCCAG GCTACCTCATCCACGAGTCTGCCTGCTGGAGCGACACACTGCAGCGCTGGTTCTTCCTGCCGCGCCGCGCCAGCCACGAGCGCTACAGCGAGAAGGACGACGAGCGTCGGGGCACCAACCTGCTGCTGAGCGCCGCCCAGGACTTTGGGGACATCACCGTCCAGCACGTGGGAGCGGTGGTCCCCACCCACGGCTTCTCCTCCTTCAAGTTCATCCCCAACACCGACGACCAGATCATCGTGGCCCTCAAGTCCGAGGAAGACGGCGGCCAGATCGCCACCTACATCATGGCCTTCACGCTGGACGGACGCTTCCTCCTGCCCGAGACCAAGATCGGGAGTGTGAAGTATGAGGGCATAGAGTTCATTTGA
- the CANT1 gene encoding soluble calcium-activated nucleotidase 1 isoform X2, protein MPVQLSSPPEWNESMHSLRISVGGLPVLASMTKATDPRFRPRWRVILPSFVGAAVLWLLYAHRPPPGRPPLPNAHNWKLGQLPAARYNDTYPLSVPQRTPGGTRYRIAVIADLDTKSRAPEENTWVSYLKKGHLTLSDSGDRVAVEWDQGHEVLESHLAEKGRGMELSDLIVFNGKLYSVDDRTGVVYQIDGSRAVPWVILSDGDGTVGKGYLIHESACWSDTLQRWFFLPRRASHERYSEKDDERRGTNLLLSAAQDFGDITVQHVGAVVPTHGFSSFKFIPNTDDQIIVALKSEEDGGQIATYIMAFTLDGRFLLPETKIGSVKYEGIEFI, encoded by the exons ATGCCCGTCCAGCTCTCCAGCCCCCCGGAATGGAATGAGTCTATGCACTCTCTCCGGATCAGCGTGGGGGGCCTTCCCGTGCTGGCGTCCATGACCAAGGCCACGGACCCCCGCTTCCGCCCCCGCTGGAGGGTGATCCTGCCGTCCTTCGTGGGCGCCGCCGTCCTCTGGCTGCTCTACGCCCACCGCCCTCCTCCTGGCCGGCCCCCCCTGCCCAACGCCCACAACTGGAAGCTCGGCCAGCTGCCTGCTGCCCGGTACAATGACACCTACCCACTGTCTGTCCCCCAGAGGACGCCGGGCGGGACGCGATACCGGATCGCTGTTATCGCCGACCTGGACACAAAGTCCAGGGCCCCGGAGGAGAACACCTGGGTCAGTTACCTGAAGAAGGGTCACCTGACCCTGTCAGACAGCGGGGACCGGGTGGCCGTGGAGTGGGACCAAGGCCATGAGGTCTTGGAGTCCCACCTGGCAGAAAAGGGGCGGGGCATGGAGCTGTCGGATCTGATCGTCTTCAACGGGAAGCTCTACTCCGTGGACGACCGGACGGGCGTGGTCTACCAGATCGACGGCTCCAGGGCCGTGCCCTGGGTCATCCTGTCAGATGGTGACGGCACCGTGGGGAAAG GCTACCTCATCCACGAGTCTGCCTGCTGGAGCGACACACTGCAGCGCTGGTTCTTCCTGCCGCGCCGCGCCAGCCACGAGCGCTACAGCGAGAAGGACGACGAGCGTCGGGGCACCAACCTGCTGCTGAGCGCCGCCCAGGACTTTGGGGACATCACCGTCCAGCACGTGGGAGCGGTGGTCCCCACCCACGGCTTCTCCTCCTTCAAGTTCATCCCCAACACCGACGACCAGATCATCGTGGCCCTCAAGTCCGAGGAAGACGGCGGCCAGATCGCCACCTACATCATGGCCTTCACGCTGGACGGACGCTTCCTCCTGCCCGAGACCAAGATCGGGAGTGTGAAGTATGAGGGCATAGAGTTCATTTGA